The Dickeya poaceiphila DNA window CCTGACATAATCGTCATCGCTCTATCCCAAACGGTCACTTAAATGCTGCGCACGTGTTTTGGACCCTAGCACGTTACCGGCATCATGATACCGGTAACATTGTGCATTGTGATGTATGTCACGCCGGGTAAGTATGACCTACAGCCATTACGGTAATGACTTCTGGTGGGGTTGTCAGCGCCGCGGCGTCAGTACGCATTGATGATTGGCGGGATATACCCGTTCTCTGCGTTCTCAGGGAAACGGAGAGAACGGGGTGAGGTTTACAGCTTCAGGTAGGCCCGAACGCCGTCCAGAAACATTTGGGTGGAGAGCATCACCAGCACCAACCCCATCAGCCGTTCCAGCGCGTTGACGCCTTTGTCGCCTAACAGCCTCAGGAACAGGTTTGACAACAATAGCACGACCACGGTGATGGCCCAGGCAATGAATAGCGCCAGCGTCAGATGCGGCAACTGGTTCGGGTACTGGTGGGAGAGCAGCATCAGCGCGGCCAGAATCGACGGTCCGGCCACCATCGGGATAGCTAACGGCACCAGAAATGGCTCGTCGCCGGCGGGCAAGCCGCTGGTAAAGCCTTCCTGTGTCGGGAAAATCATGCGGATGGCAATCAAAAACAACACGATACCGCCGGAAATAGACACGGTTTCGGTACGCAGATTCAGTATCGCCAGAATCTTCTCGCCCGCGAACAGGAACACCAGCATCACGCCCAGTGCGATGATCATCTCTCG harbors:
- a CDS encoding YhgN family NAAT transporter; this translates as MTEMISATVLLLLIMDPLGNLPVFMSVLKHLDPKRRRVVLIREMIIALGVMLVFLFAGEKILAILNLRTETVSISGGIVLFLIAIRMIFPTQEGFTSGLPAGDEPFLVPLAIPMVAGPSILAALMLLSHQYPNQLPHLTLALFIAWAITVVVLLLSNLFLRLLGDKGVNALERLMGLVLVMLSTQMFLDGVRAYLKL